AACCGATGGCCAGCAGGGACTGCACCAGATGGTAGCCCGTATTGGTGGGATCGGCGAACGGATCCAGGAAGGCCAGCAGGCGGCGCAGGCGATAGGGTTCGAGGATGGCCAGGGCCATGGCGCCGGCGCAGGACAGGATCATGGCGAAGAACAGGTAGATGAAGCGCGTGCCCCCGGCCAGACACATGAAGAACAGTATGCTGGCCACCACCACGGCGCTGCCGAAGTCGGGCTGCAGCAGCAGCAGGCCGCAGAACAGGCCCGTCACGGCAAAGGGCGGGATGACGCCCCGGCTGAAGGTCTTGACCAGGGCCTGCTTGGAGCTCATGAAATAGGCCAGATACAGGGCCAGGGAGATCTTGACGAACTCCATGGGCTGCAGGCTCACGGGCCCCAGGGGAATCCAGCGCTTGGCGCCGTTGATGGACGGCGTCAGGGGCGACAGGGTCAGCAGGAGCAGGAACAGGGACAGGAAGATGGCCGGATATTGCAGCCTGTAAAGCCAGCTGCGGGGCATGAGGGCCGCGCCCCAGAGCACGACGCCCCCGCCGCAGGCAAAGACCAGCTGCCGCTTGAAGAAGTAGTACTTGTCGCCGTTGACCTGCTCGGCCACGATGCCGCTGGCCGACAGCACCATGATGAGGCCGATGGCCAGGATGATGAGCATCAGGGTGAACAGCCACCAGTCGAAGCCCTCGAAGCTCACTCTGCCAAGGGCACGGGAGATGCCCCCGCCCTGGGGAGCGGCCGCTTCCTTTTTCTTTTCCTTCCTGCTCAGGAACATGTTCTTCATGCCAGGCTTCCCACGATGCGCTTGAAGTCGTTGCCGCGTTCCACATAGTTGCGGTACTGGTCAAAGCTGGAGGTCGCCGGTGCCAGCAGGACCACATCGCCTGCCGCCATCCGGCCCTGCAGGGCCAGGACGGCGTCTTCCATGCGCTCATGCCAGCTCAGGGGCACCACGCCCTGCCAGGCCGCCTCGAAGATCTCGCGGCTGGCCCCGTACAGGCTCACGCTTCGGACCTTGCGGCGCAGCAGCTCCTTCATGCCGTCCAGATCCCCGCCCTTGAACTTGCCGCCGCACAGCAGGTGCACAGGATGATCCATGGCTTCCAGCGCCACCTTCAGGGCGGCCACCGTGGTGCATTTGGAATCGTTCACATAGAGCACGCCATGCACGCGGGCCACGGATTCCAGGCGGTTGGGCAGGGGCTTGAAGGCGGCCACGGCACGCGCGGCATTCTCCAGCGTCACGCCGAAGGGACGGCAGGCCTGCCAGGCGGCCTCGGCATTGAACTGGTTGTGCTGCCCGAACAGGGGGCAGTCGGGGAAACGGCCTTCGGGCCGGATCCAGACCTTGCGGGCCCTGAGGCCGAAACGGGCGGCGGCCTCTTCCAGACCGGGCGCCAGCACCGCCAGATCATCTTCCGTCTGGCAGCGGAACAGGCGGAACTTGGCCTCGATGTATTCTTCCATGTCCTTGTGGTAATCCAGATGGTTGGGCGAGATGTTCAGCACCACGGCCACACGGGGATGGAAGGTGGAACAGCACTGGAGCTGGAAGCTCGAGGTCTCCAGCACCAGCACGTCGGCTTTTTCGCCGGCGAGCAGATATTCCGAAAGGGGCGTGCCGATATTGCCGCCCAGGAAGACGCGCAGGCCCTGCTCCCGCAACATGGCCGCCGCCAGGCTGACCGTGGTGGTCTTGCCGCTGGTGCCGGTCACCGCCAGCACGGGTTCACCGTCAAGCGCACGCCAGGCCAGTTCCATCTCGGCCAGGATCTCCGTGCCGGCCGCATGGGCATGAGGGCCCATCAGCTCGCGCAGACGCACCACGGGCAGGCCGGGGCTGGGCACCACCAGCCCGGCACCGGCAAAGAGCTCCGGTCCCTGTTCCCCCAGCACCAGCTCGATGCCTTCCGCGCGCAGGGCCGCGGCCTGCGCTTCGTCCAGGGCCTGGGGATTGCTCTCCAGCAGGCGCACCCGGGCGCCCTGCCGCAGCAGAAGACGGGCCGCGGCCTTGCCGGAACGCCCGGCGCCCACCACGACAGCCAGTTCACCGGCCTTGATGCACCGGCCACGATCTTCATTCTGAGCCATGTCACATTCCTCGCGCATATAGTGCCGCGCCCTGCACGGCAGGCACGGCGGACAGGATACGAAAACGGCGAACAGGCTCCGGCCGCCATACGGCCGGGCCCTCCGGGATCAGCGCAGTTTCAGCACCGACAGGGCCACCAGACCCAGCAGGATGGACGTGATCCAGAACCGGATGATGATTTTTGATTCCGGGACGCCCTTCAGTTCAAAATGGTGATGCAGGGGAGCCATGCGGAACAGGCGCTTGCCGCCTGTCCAGCGGAAATAGCTCACCTGCATGATGACCGACAGGGTCTCGGCCACGAACAGGCCGCCCACCACGGCCAGGATGAGTTCCTGCTTGCAGAGCAGGGCCAGATAGCCGAGCACACCGCCCAGGGCCAGCGAGCCCACATCGCCCATGAAGACCTGGGCCGGATAGGCATTGAACCACAAAAAGCCCAGCCCCGCGCCCACCAGGGCCGCACAGAACACCGTGACCTCACCGACGCCCGGCATGTAGGGCAGCAGCAGATATGTGGCGAAGCGGGCATGGCCGGTCACATAGATGAAGATGGCGAAAACGATGCCGGCCACGATGCAGGGGCCGATGGCCAGGCCGTCCAGACCGTCGGTGAGGTTGACGGCATTGGACGAGGCCACCATCACGAAGACCCCGAACGGCAGGTAGAAGGGACCCAGGTCGGGGGCCCAGTCCTTGATGAAGGGGATGCTCAGCTGGCTGGAATAGCCGGGGTCCATGACCAAAAAGAGCATGGCCACCACGGCCACCACCAGCTGGCCCGCCAGTTTGGCCCGGCCGCTGATGCCGCGGTTCTCGGCATGGCGCAGTTTGGTCATGTCGTCCCAGAAGCCCACGGCCGCGAAGCCCCAGAACACCAGCAGGGTCTGCCAGATGTAGAAATTGCCCAGATCCGCCCAGAGCAGCAGGCTGACCGTGAGACTGAAGAGCATCAGCAGGCCGCCCATGGTGGGCGTGCCTTCCTTGCAGGCATGGGCCGTCACCTCATGCAGGATATGCTGGCCGCATTTGAGACGGCGCAGCCAGGCGATGAACCGGGGCCCCAGCAGGATGGAGAGCACCAGGGCCGTGATGAACGCGGCCATGGAACGGAAGGTGATGTACCGGAAAACATTGAGCGCCGTCCATTCGGACGCCCACGGTACCAGAAGGTTGTACAGCATCTACAGACTCTCCGTACGGCTGCCGGGCAGCCAGTCGCTCCGCTCCAGGGCTTCGAGCAATTCTTCCAGATGGTTGCCGCGCGACCCCTTGAAGAGCATGAGCCCCCCCTGCCCTCCCGTATCGGCGGGAAGATGTTCACGCAGGGCCTGCACG
This is a stretch of genomic DNA from Desulfovibrio piger. It encodes these proteins:
- the mraY gene encoding phospho-N-acetylmuramoyl-pentapeptide-transferase; the protein is MLYNLLVPWASEWTALNVFRYITFRSMAAFITALVLSILLGPRFIAWLRRLKCGQHILHEVTAHACKEGTPTMGGLLMLFSLTVSLLLWADLGNFYIWQTLLVFWGFAAVGFWDDMTKLRHAENRGISGRAKLAGQLVVAVVAMLFLVMDPGYSSQLSIPFIKDWAPDLGPFYLPFGVFVMVASSNAVNLTDGLDGLAIGPCIVAGIVFAIFIYVTGHARFATYLLLPYMPGVGEVTVFCAALVGAGLGFLWFNAYPAQVFMGDVGSLALGGVLGYLALLCKQELILAVVGGLFVAETLSVIMQVSYFRWTGGKRLFRMAPLHHHFELKGVPESKIIIRFWITSILLGLVALSVLKLR
- the ftsW gene encoding putative lipid II flippase FtsW; the encoded protein is MKNMFLSRKEKKKEAAAPQGGGISRALGRVSFEGFDWWLFTLMLIILAIGLIMVLSASGIVAEQVNGDKYYFFKRQLVFACGGGVVLWGAALMPRSWLYRLQYPAIFLSLFLLLLTLSPLTPSINGAKRWIPLGPVSLQPMEFVKISLALYLAYFMSSKQALVKTFSRGVIPPFAVTGLFCGLLLLQPDFGSAVVVASILFFMCLAGGTRFIYLFFAMILSCAGAMALAILEPYRLRRLLAFLDPFADPTNTGYHLVQSLLAIGSGGFFGVGVGASRQKMFYLPEAHNDFIMAVLAEELGFVGVTVVMLLFGLLFWRCYRIIMRQTELRDRLTAFGLTVILAMGAVMNLAVVMGVAPPKGVPMPLMSYGGSNLMATMLCVGLLMNFSRTATGKEGSIWKESS
- the murD gene encoding UDP-N-acetylmuramoyl-L-alanine--D-glutamate ligase, which produces MAQNEDRGRCIKAGELAVVVGAGRSGKAAARLLLRQGARVRLLESNPQALDEAQAAALRAEGIELVLGEQGPELFAGAGLVVPSPGLPVVRLRELMGPHAHAAGTEILAEMELAWRALDGEPVLAVTGTSGKTTTVSLAAAMLREQGLRVFLGGNIGTPLSEYLLAGEKADVLVLETSSFQLQCCSTFHPRVAVVLNISPNHLDYHKDMEEYIEAKFRLFRCQTEDDLAVLAPGLEEAAARFGLRARKVWIRPEGRFPDCPLFGQHNQFNAEAAWQACRPFGVTLENAARAVAAFKPLPNRLESVARVHGVLYVNDSKCTTVAALKVALEAMDHPVHLLCGGKFKGGDLDGMKELLRRKVRSVSLYGASREIFEAAWQGVVPLSWHERMEDAVLALQGRMAAGDVVLLAPATSSFDQYRNYVERGNDFKRIVGSLA